ACCCAGCTCGATTACGCGCTGGACCGAATTCAGGGATGCCTGCCGCGCATGTATCAAATCGCACTCGGCGGAACCGCGGTTGGGACCGGGCTCAACACGCACCGGGACTTTGCCGTACAGGTCGCCGACAAAATTGCCGAGCTCACGGGCTTGCCCTTCATCACGGCGCCCAACAAATTTGAATCTTTAGCGGCGCACGATGCCATTGTGGAAACCAGCGGCGTGCTCAAAACCATCGCCTGCTCGCTCATGAAAATCGGTAACGACATCCGCTGGCTGGGGTCCGGGCCGCGCTGCGGTATCGGCGAGATCATTCTGCCCGCCAACGAACCGGGAAGCTCCATCATGCCGGGGAAAGTCAACCCCACCCAGTCCGAAGCGATGACCATGGTCGCCGCGCAAGTCATCGGCAACGACACCACCATCAACGTCGGCGGGTCCTCCGGGCATTTCGAACTCAACGTGTTCAAACCGGTGATGATTTACAACCTGCTGCAATCCATCCGACTGCTGGCCGATTCCAGCAAATCCTTCAAACAGCATTGCGTGGTGGGCATTCAACCCAACACCGTGCAGATCGAAGCGCATTTGGAAAACTCGCTCATGCTGGTGACGGCACTCAATCCGCACATCGGCTACGACAACGCCGCCAGAGTCGCCAAAAAAGCCTATCAGGAGAACACGTCGCTCAAGGAAGCGGCAGGCGCTCTCGGCCTGTTGACGCCTGAAGAGTTCGACGAAAAAGTCCGCCCGGAAAATATGATCGGACCGAAGTAAAGATGTTGAGTTTTTTCCACGTGAGATCAAGGACTCATTGCTCACCGAGCCGGACGAAACTGCTCCAGCAATTGCAGATCACTCGTGAAGCATTGGCGGTAGGCCATCAGGGTCACCAGAAGACAGGTGATACCGGTGGCACCCGCCAGCATATAGATCACCGCCAATTGAAATTTCACCGCCGTCAACGGTGATCCGCCCGCAATGATAAAACCCGTCATGATGCCGGGCAGGTGAACCAGACCCACGGTTTTCATGGTATCGATCGTCGGAATCATCGCCGCTTTCACCGCTTGCCGGACGGCCCCCAGTGCCGCTTGCCGGGCGTTGGCTCCCAATGCCAGTAGAGTTTCAATTTGCCGCCGTTGGTGACCGAGCTCTGAGATCAGACGATTCATCGTCAACGACGAGGCTTTCATCGAATTGCCGATGATCATCCCTCCCAAGGGTATGGCGTAACGCGCCTCCGGTTGAATGACCCCCGCACCATACAAAAGTCCAAACGTGACCAGAGAGCCCAACGTAATGCCTAAAATAGCGATCCCGTGGGAATGAGGAATTTCCTTGCCGCGATTGCCGGAAATCACCCCTGCCACCGCGCTCATGAATAGCAAAATAAAAAACAGGTAAATGGGTTCTTCAATGTTTAAAATCGCATCCAATAAAAACCCGACCGCAATCAACTGCAACGTGGCGCGAATCGAGCTTGTCACCATCTCCCGTTCTATTTTCAAGTGGTTGAAATAGGAAATCAGAAGAGCCGCGATCACCAGCCCGTAGGAAAGTAGCAACGATTCATTTTCCATCCCCATCTCCTTGTCTTTGGTGCGTTGGGTCCGCATGCAACGTTCCCTGAAAGAATCGATGCAGGGTTTCATCGGCGCTGGATGC
The DNA window shown above is from Nitrospinota bacterium and carries:
- the fumC gene encoding class II fumarate hydratase; translation: MTSRIETDSMGEIQVPNDRYYGAQTARSLIHFDIGIETMPREIIRAMGILKKASAIVNSSLGLLPADKKDLLVQAADEVIAGKLDAHFPLRIWQTGSGTQSNMNSNEVIANRAIEISGGQIGSKDPVHPNDHVNMGQSSNDTFPTAMHIAAVEQIHDRLIPSITELRDAFRKKSTEFKDIIKIGRTHLMDATPLTLGQEFSGYTTQLDYALDRIQGCLPRMYQIALGGTAVGTGLNTHRDFAVQVADKIAELTGLPFITAPNKFESLAAHDAIVETSGVLKTIACSLMKIGNDIRWLGSGPRCGIGEIILPANEPGSSIMPGKVNPTQSEAMTMVAAQVIGNDTTINVGGSSGHFELNVFKPVMIYNLLQSIRLLADSSKSFKQHCVVGIQPNTVQIEAHLENSLMLVTALNPHIGYDNAARVAKKAYQENTSLKEAAGALGLLTPEEFDEKVRPENMIGPK
- the fetB gene encoding iron export ABC transporter permease subunit FetB — its product is MRTQRTKDKEMGMENESLLLSYGLVIAALLISYFNHLKIEREMVTSSIRATLQLIAVGFLLDAILNIEEPIYLFFILLFMSAVAGVISGNRGKEIPHSHGIAILGITLGSLVTFGLLYGAGVIQPEARYAIPLGGMIIGNSMKASSLTMNRLISELGHQRRQIETLLALGANARQAALGAVRQAVKAAMIPTIDTMKTVGLVHLPGIMTGFIIAGGSPLTAVKFQLAVIYMLAGATGITCLLVTLMAYRQCFTSDLQLLEQFRPAR